A DNA window from Enterobacter cloacae subsp. cloacae ATCC 13047 contains the following coding sequences:
- the fliT gene encoding flagella biosynthesis regulatory protein FliT: MNNPASALDNWQALYNLSLTMLKHARSGLWDELITLEISYVQLVENISKNPISEAHPSQIEQARFLLEKVLQNETELKMLLATRMDELRSLIDQTGKQQSITSTYGKLSGNILYPESLTRDTQL, translated from the coding sequence ATGAATAATCCAGCGTCCGCTCTTGATAACTGGCAGGCCCTCTATAACCTCAGCCTTACCATGTTAAAACATGCTCGTTCCGGTCTCTGGGACGAGCTCATTACCCTTGAGATATCTTATGTTCAACTGGTAGAGAATATCTCCAAAAACCCTATTTCGGAGGCACATCCGTCCCAGATTGAGCAGGCACGTTTTCTACTCGAGAAGGTTCTGCAAAACGAGACCGAGCTCAAAATGCTGCTTGCCACACGCATGGACGAACTGCGCAGCCTCATTGATCAAACCGGTAAACAGCAATCCATCACATCAACCTATGGAAAGCTGTCAGGGAATATTCTTTATCCAGAAAGTTTGACCCGCGACACACAATTATGA